A genomic region of Cydia strobilella chromosome 12, ilCydStro3.1, whole genome shotgun sequence contains the following coding sequences:
- the LOC134746184 gene encoding ecdysone oxidase-like, with translation MSILGPFLSTLEVSLIPEVVQLIQLALAALTVLHLGAENYPPQATVSDGDKFDFIVVGAGSSGTVAAARLSEIANWKVLLIEAGDNPPIDSVIPGLFPLLDYSTDYDWNYYSDNDGYSVQAHKTKTIHLTRGKMVGGSSGSNYMFYVRGNKADFEQWVNLGADGWDWNNVTYYFKKSEGLKSSEVLKSDSADLHNTDGPLGITRSTWKKETKNYLEAFGEKHKILVDTNGHEQIGYSLPQFTIADERRQSTAEAFLKPIKDRENLFVLKNTLCTKILFDKTNRATGVQVKLPNKQTISLYATKEVIVSAGAINTPQLLMLSGIGPKHHLIEKGIEVLLDSPLVGQNLQDHALAPVMVTAKKGAQSVTQNLEAFKNLDKFPPAILGFAALSDASTVPEYQASVLPLTAGSIMSTLMCTYTLGLDDKICKAVAEATQEQASLFTTITLLHPDSKGYVELSKNDPEVAPKIFLNYYASDTDLENHAKYLQDYLDVINSTYMKSLNSEVVNMEVPQCVDIEFNTRDYWKCHILNTASTQWHPSGTCQMGFEGKGVVDAELRVWGTTGLRICDASVMPSITRGNINAPCIMIGEKLADMIKQTYGQ, from the exons ATGTCTATATTAGGCCCATTTTTATCGACGTTAGAGGTATCACTTATTCCCGAAGTGGTCCAATTGATACAACTCGCGCTAGCCGCTCTCACGGTTCTGCATCTCGGTGCCGAGAACTACCCGCCACAGGCAACTGTCTCCG ATGGAGATAAGTTTGACTTCATCGTGGTGGGCGCTGGGTCGTCTGGCACGGTGGCCGCCGCCCGCCTTTCAGAGATAGCCAACTGGAAGGTGCTGCTTATCGAAGCCGGAGACAACCCACCTATTGACTCTGTG ATTCCCGGCTTGTTTCCTTTGTTGGACTACTCTACGGACTATGACTGGAATTACTACAGTGATAACGACGGTTACTCCGTCCAGGCTCACAAGACGAAAACCATCCATTTAACTAGAGGCAAGATGGTTGGGGGTTCCAGTGGCTCCAATTATATGTTCTACGTGCGAGGCAATAAGGCCGACTTCGAGCAGTGGGTCAACCTGGGAGCCGATGGATGGGATTGGAACAATGTCACTTACTACTTTAAAAAGAGCGAAGGTCTTAAAAGCTCGGAGGTCTTGAAATCAGATTCAGCTGATCTGCACAATACTGACGGCCCCTTGGGAATTACACGATCGACTTggaaaaaagaaactaaaaatTATCTCGAGGCATTCGGAGAAAAACATAAAATCCTCGTTGATACAAATGGTCACGAGCAGATTGGTTATTCACTTCCTCAGTTCACGATTGCTGACGAAAGACGACAAAGCACTGCAGAGGCATTCCTCAAACCAATCAAAGATCGAGAAAATCTTTTTGTCCTCAAAAACACCTTATGCACGAAAATACTTTTCGATAAAACTAATAGAGCTACCGGAGTACAAGTGAAATTACCGAACAAGCAAACGATTAGTCTTTACGCTACCAAGGAAGTAATCGTATCAGCTGGTGCTATAAATACCCCCCAGCTCTTAATGTTATCGGGAATCGGACCTAAACACCATTTGATTGAAAAGGGCATTGAAGTATTGTTAGACTCGCCATTAGTCGGTCAAAACTTACAAGACCATGCATTAGCACCAGTTATGGTAACAGCTAAAAAAGGAGCCCAATCAGTAACTCAGAACCTTGAAGCTTTTAAAAATCTAGACAAATTTCCGCCTGCCATTTTAGGGTTTGCTGCTCTATCAGATGCCAGCACAGTTCCAGAATACCAAGCATCGGTGTTACCACTTACAGCCGGCTCAATTATGTCGACGTTGATGTGTACTTACACACTTGGCCTGGATGATAAGATCTGCAAAGCTGTTGCAGAGGCGACCCAGGAGCAGGCAAGTCTTTTCACGACAATAACACTTCTGCATCCAGATTCCAAAGGATACGTCGAGTTGAGCAAGAACGATCCTGAAGTCGCTCCAAAAATATTCCTTAATTACTATGCAAGTGACACAGATTTGGAGAATCatgcaaaatatttacaggATTACTTGGACGTTATAAATAGCACGTATATGAAGAGCTTAAATTCTGAGGTTGTAAATATGGAGGTACCTCAGTGTGTTGATATAGAATTTAATACTCGTGATTACTGGAAATGCCACATTTTGAATACTGCCTCAACTCAATGGCATCCATCGGGAACTTGCCAAATGGGGTTTGAAGGAAAAGGCGTCGTAGATGCTGAATTGAGAGTATGGGGTACTACAGGGCTAAGGATTTGCGACGCGAGTGTCATGCCAAGTATTACTCGTGGCAACATTAATGCTCCCTGTATAATGATCGGAGAAAAACTGGCTGATATGATTAAACAAACATATggtcaataa